The following are from one region of the Carassius auratus strain Wakin chromosome 43, ASM336829v1, whole genome shotgun sequence genome:
- the LOC113061723 gene encoding AP-2 complex subunit mu-B-like has translation MIGGLFIYNHKGEVLISRVYRDDIGRNAVDAFRVNVIHARQQVRSPVTNIARTSFFHVKRSNIWLAAVTKQNVNAAMVFEFLYKMCDVMAAYFGKISEENIKNNFVLIYELLDEILDFGYPQNSETGALKTFITQQGIKSQHHTKEEQSQITSQVTGQIGWRREGIKYRRNELFLDVLESVNLLMSPQGQVLSAHVSGRVVMKSYLSGMPECKFGMNDKIVIDKQGKGGTTDDSGKSGKQSIAIDDCTFHQCVRLSKFDSERSISFIPPDGDYELMRYRTTKDIILPFRVIPLVREVGRTKLEVKVVIKSNFKPSLLAQKIEVRIPTPLNTSGVQVICMKGKAKYKASENAIVWKIKRMAGMKESQISAEIELLPTNDKKKWARPPISMNFEVPFAPSGLKVRYLKVFEPKLNYSDHDVIKWVRYIGRSGIYETRC, from the exons ATGATCGGAGGACTCTTCATCTACAACCACAAGGGCGAGGTGCTGATCTCGCGTGTCTACCGGGATGACATCGG GAGGAATGCAGTGGATGCGTTCCGTGTGAACGTGATCCACGCTCGCCAGCAGGTGCGCTCACCCGTCACTAACATCGCCCGCACCAGCTTCTTCCACGTCAAGCGCTCCAACATCTGGCTGGCTGCCGTTACCAAGCAGAATGTCAACGCTGCCATGGTGTTTGAGTTCCTCTATAAGATGTGTGACGTCATGGCGGCCTATTTCGGCAAGATCAGCGAGGAGAACATCAAGAACAACTTTGTGTTGATCTACGAGCTTCTAGATG AGATCCTGGATTTTGGGTACCCCCAGAACTCTGAGACCGGAGCCTTGAAGACCTTCATTACTCAACAGGGTATCAAGAGCCAG CATCAT ACGAAAGAGGAGCAGTCTCAGATTACCAGTCAGGTCACCGGACAGATCGGCTGGAGACGGGAGGGAATCAAATATCGCCGCAACGAACTCTTCCTGGATGTACTGGAAAGTGTGAACTTGCTGATGTCACCGCAGG GTCAGGTGTTGAGTGCACATGTCTCAGGGCGTGTGGTGATGAAGAGCTACCTGAGCGGAATGCCAGAGTGCAAGTTCGGCATGAACGACAAGATTGTCATCGACAAGCAGGGCAAAGGTGGCACGACTGATGACTCGGGCAAAAG TGGGAAACAGTCCATTGCGATCGATGACTGCACGTTCCATCAGTGTGTCCGTCTCAGCAAGTTTGACTCGGAGCGCAGTATTAGCTTCATCCCCCCCGATGGAGACTATGAGCTCATGAG GTACCGTACCACTAAAGACATCATCCTCCCCTTCCGTGTCATCCCATTGGTCCGAGAGGTGGGCCGCACCAAGCTGGAGGTGAAGGTGGTGATCAAGTCCAACTTCAAGCCCTCCCTGCTGGCACAGAAGATAGAG GTGCGCATTCCTACTCCACTCAACACCAGTGGGGTTCAGGTCATCTGTATGAAGGGGAAAGCCAAGTACAAAGCCAGTGAGAACGCCATTGTTTGGAA gaTCAAGCGAATGGCTGGTATGAAGGAATCTCAGATCAGCGCTGAGATTGAGCTGCTACCAACTAATGACAAAAAGAAGTGGGCTCGCCCACCCATCTCCATGAACTTTGAG gTACCTTTTGCTCCATCAGGACTGAAAGTGCGTTACCTGAAGGTCTTCGAGCCGAAGCTCAACTACAGCGATCACGATGTCATCAAATGGGTGCGTTACATCGGTCGCAGTGGCATCTATGAGACCCGCTGCTAA